From the Primulina tabacum isolate GXHZ01 chromosome 15, ASM2559414v2, whole genome shotgun sequence genome, one window contains:
- the LOC142527377 gene encoding syntaxin-22-like: MSFQDLESGRGSGPTRGGFVNGRQDPTQAVASGIFQINTAVATFQRLVNTLGTAKDTPELREKLHKTRLHVGQLVKDTSEKLKQVSEADHQFEVSANKKLTDAKLAKDFQAVLREFQKAQRLSAERETTYTPLQSVLPSSYAASEIEGSSDRSSEQRATLESRRQEVLFLDNEIAFNEAIIDERDQGIQEIQQQIGEVNDIFKDLAVLVNEQGVMIDDIGSNVEGSHAATAQGKTQLVKAAKTQRSSSSLACLLVVIFGIILLIVIIVLIT, from the exons ATGAGTTTTCAGGATCTAGAATCGGGTCGGGGATCCGGGCCGACGCGGGGGGGTTTTGTGAACGGGAGGCAGGATCCCACTCAGGCCGTTGCTTCGGGAATATTTCAGATTAACACCGCCGTCGCAACCTTCCAGCGCCTCGTGAACACCCTCGGTACTGCCAAGGACACGCCGGAGCTCCGTGAAAAGTT GCATAAAACGCGTCTACATGTTGGACAGTTGGTGAAGGATACTTCAGAAAAACTTAAGCAAGTTAGTGAAGCAGACCATCAGTTTGAAGTCAGT GCAAACAAGAAGCTTACTGATGCAAAGCTCGCGAAAGATTTTCAAGCGGTACTAAGAGAATTTCAGAAGGCTCAACGGCTTTCAGCTGAAAGGGAGACAACATATACTCCATTACAGTCAGTTCTCCCTTCGAG CTACGCAGCTAGTGAGATAGAAGGAAGTTCAGATCGGAGTTCAGAACAACGAGCTACTCTAGAATCAAGAAG GCAGGAGGTTTTATTTTTGGACAATGAGATTGCTTTCAATGAAGCCATTATAGATGAAAGAGACCAGGGGATTCAAGAAATACAGCAACAAATTGGTGAAGTGAATGATATCTTCAAAGACCTGGCGGTATTGGTTAATGAGCAAGGAGTCATGATCG ATGATATTGGTTCCAACGTCGAGGGTTCTCATGCTGCAACTGCTCAGGGAAAAACCCAGCTTGTCAAAGCGGCTAAGACCCAGAGGTCTAGTTCATCTTTG GCTTGCTTGTTGGTCGTGATTTTTGGAATTATTCTTCTGATAGTGATTATAGTTCTCATCACCTGA